In the genome of Streptomyces sp. SAI-127, the window GGTCTTGCCGAACTTGGTGCCGTCCGCCTTGACCATCAGCGGCGTCGCGAGACAGTGCGCCTCGGCCTCGGGCTCCAGCTTGTGGATCAGGTCGAGCCCCGCCGTGAGGTTGCCCCACTGGTCGCTGCCACCCTGCTGCAGCGTGCAGCCGTACCGCCGGTACAGCTCGAGGAAGTCCATGCCCTGGAGCAGTTGGTAGCTGAACTCCGTGTAACTGATGCCCTCCTGGGACTCCAGCCGGCGCGCGACCGAGTCCTTGGTGAGCATCTTGTTGACACGGAAGTGCTTGCCGATGTCCCGCAGGAACTCGATGGCCGACAGGCCGGCCGTCCAGTCCAGGTTGTTCACCATGACCGCGGCGTTCTCGCCCTCGAAGGACAGGAACGGCTCGATCTGCGCGCGCAGCCGGGACACCCAGTTCGCGACCGTCTCCGGGTCGTTCAGCGTGCGCTCGGCCGTAGGGCGGGGGTCGCCGATCTGACCGGTCGCCCCGCCCACCAGCGCCAGCGGGCGCAGGCCCGCCTGCTGGAGCCGGCGCATGGTGAGGACCTGCACCAGGTGACCGACGTGCAGGCTGGCCGCCGTGGGGTCGAAACCGCAATAGAACGTGACGGGACCGTCCGCGAGCGCCTTGCGCAAAGCGTCCTCGTCAGTGGACAGGGCCCACAGCCCACGCCACTTCAGCTCGTCGACGATGTCCGTCACGGTTCTCGTATCTCCTCGAAAGGTCCTCGGGCAGTCGAGTGACTACCGGCTACGAGGTTATACGCCCTGACTGACAGAACTCATATTGAAATCCGGCACCCGCAGCGCGGGCATCGCGGCCCTGGTGAAGTAGTCGCTCCACTCCCTCGGCAGCGTCTTCTCCGTCCGCCCCGCCTCCGTCGCCCGGCCCAGCAGGCCGACCGGCGACTCGTTGAACCGGAAGTTGTTGACCTCGCCGGTCACCTCGCCGTTCTCGACGAGGTAGACGCCGTCCCGGGTCAGCCCGGTGAGCAGCAGGGTGGCCGGGTCGACCTCGCGGATGTACCAGAGGCAGGTCAGCAGCAGCCCGCGCGTGGTGTTCGCGACCATCTCCTCCAGCGACAGCTCCGAGCCTCCGTCGAGGACGAGGCTGCCGGCCGCCGGGGCGACGGGCAGCCCGGTCAGGCCGGCGCTGTGCCGGGTCGTCATCAGATGCGCCAGCTCGCCCTGTCGGATCCAGTCGGTGGCGGCGACCGGCAGACCGTTGTCGAACACCGACTGATCGCCCCCGGAGGAGTGCGCGACCACGAAGGGCGCTGATTCCAGGCCCGGCTCGTTCGGGTCGCTGCGCAGGGTCAGCGGCAGCTCGGTCAGCCTCTCGCCGACCCGGGTGCCGCCGCCCGGCTTGGAGAACACCGTCCGCCCCTCGGCCGCGTCCCGGCCCGACGCCGACCACAGCTGGTAGATCAGCAGGTCGGCGACCGCGGTCGGCGGCAGCAGCGTCTCGTACCGTCCTGCCGGCAGCTGGTGGCGCCGCTCGGCCCATCCCAGGCGTACGGCGAGCTCGGCGTCCAGCGCCGCCGGGTCGACGTCCTTGAAGTCCCGGGTGGAGCGTCCGGCCCAGGCCGAGCGGGTCCGGTCCGGCGACTTGGCGTTGAGCTCCAGCGTGCCGTTGGGCTGGTCGTGGCGCAGTCGCAGCCCCGTGGACGTGCCCACATAGGTCGACACGAGTTCATGGTTGGCGAAGCCGTAGAGTTCGCGGCCGCCCGCACGCGCGCGTGCGAAGGACTCGCCGAGCGCCGGTGCGAAGTCGGCGAAGACGGCCGAGGAGGTCTCGGCGGGCGCGTCCGTGAAGTCCGGGGACTCCGGTACGCCCGTGACCAGCGGCTGGGCGTCCTCGGCGGGCGCGGCACCGCGCGCGGCGGCCTCCGCGGCCCGCACCAGCGGCTCCAGCTCGTCCGCGGTCACCGCGGACCGGGAGACCACGCCGGAGGCGGTGCCTTCCTTGCCGTCGACGGTCGAGACGACCGTGAGCGTGCGCCCGCGCGTGACGCCGTTCGTGGTGAGTGCGTTGCCCGCCCAGCGCAGGTTGGCGGTCGACTGCTCGTCGGCGATCACGACACAGCCGTCGGCCCGGGACAGCGCGAGGGCCCGCTCGACGATTTCGTGCGGCTTGCTGGTGCGGGCGCTCATCGACCGGCCTCCTGCGTGGTGTTCAGAATGTTGACGCCCTTGAAGAGGGCCGACGGGCAGCCGTGCGAGACGGAGGCGACCTGGCCGGGCTGGGCCTTGCCGCAGTTGAAGGCGCCGCCGAGGACATAGGTCTGCGGGCCCGCCCACCGCGGCCATCGAGCCCCAGAAGTCGGTGGTGGTCGCCTGATAGGCGACGTCTCGCAGCTGCCCGGTGATCCGGCCGTTCTCGATCCTGAAGAACCGCTGGCCGGTGAACTGGAAGTTGTAGCGCTGCATGTCGATCGACCAGGACCGGTCGCCGACGACATAGATGCCGCGGTCCACGCTCCCGATCAGGTCCTCGGTCGACATCCCGGCCGGGTCGGGCTGGAGCGACACGTTGGCCATGCGCTGCACCGGCACGTGCCCGGGGGAGTCGGCGTAGGCGCACCCGTTGGAGCGCTCGAACCCGGTCAGCTTCGCGATCCGCCGGTCCAGCTGGTAGCCGACGAGGGTGCCGTCCTTCACCAGGTCCCAGGACTGGCCCTCGACACCCTCGTCGTCGTAGCCGATGGTCGCGAGGCCGTGCTCGGCGGTGCGGTCACCGGTGACGTTCATCAGCTCGGAGCCGTACCTGAGCTTGCCGAGCTGGTCGAAGGTGGCGAAGGAGGTGCCGGCGTAGGCCGCCTCGTAGCCGAGCGCGCGGTCCAGCTCGGTGGCGTGGCCGATGGACTCGTGGATGGTCAGCCACAGGTTGGACGGGTCGACGACGAGGTCGTACAGGCCCGCCTCGACACTGGGCGCCCGCATCTTCTCGGCGAGCAGCTCCGGGATCTGCTCCAGCTCGCTCTCCCA includes:
- the tyrS gene encoding tyrosine--tRNA ligase encodes the protein MTDIVDELKWRGLWALSTDEDALRKALADGPVTFYCGFDPTAASLHVGHLVQVLTMRRLQQAGLRPLALVGGATGQIGDPRPTAERTLNDPETVANWVSRLRAQIEPFLSFEGENAAVMVNNLDWTAGLSAIEFLRDIGKHFRVNKMLTKDSVARRLESQEGISYTEFSYQLLQGMDFLELYRRYGCTLQQGGSDQWGNLTAGLDLIHKLEPEAEAHCLATPLMVKADGTKFGKTEGGAVWLDPEMTTPYAFYQFWLNVDDRDISTYRRILSFRSREELEELEKQTEERPQARAAQRALAEELTTLVHGADQTAAVIAASRALFGQGELAELDEKTLAAALSEVPHIRVAELGAVVDLFAEVGLVASKSAARRTVKEGGAYVNNVKVSAEDAVAAKEDLLHGRWLVLRRGKKNLAAVEVTSA
- a CDS encoding metallopeptidase TldD-related protein; this translates as MSARTSKPHEIVERALALSRADGCVVIADEQSTANLRWAGNALTTNGVTRGRTLTVVSTVDGKEGTASGVVSRSAVTADELEPLVRAAEAAARGAAPAEDAQPLVTGVPESPDFTDAPAETSSAVFADFAPALGESFARARAGGRELYGFANHELVSTYVGTSTGLRLRHDQPNGTLELNAKSPDRTRSAWAGRSTRDFKDVDPAALDAELAVRLGWAERRHQLPAGRYETLLPPTAVADLLIYQLWSASGRDAAEGRTVFSKPGGGTRVGERLTELPLTLRSDPNEPGLESAPFVVAHSSGGDQSVFDNGLPVAATDWIRQGELAHLMTTRHSAGLTGLPVAPAAGSLVLDGGSELSLEEMVANTTRGLLLTCLWYIREVDPATLLLTGLTRDGVYLVENGEVTGEVNNFRFNESPVGLLGRATEAGRTEKTLPREWSDYFTRAAMPALRVPDFNMSSVSQGV